From Gammaproteobacteria bacterium:
GGCTTGGCGTCGCTCAGGCCTCGAATTCGCCATCGGGCGCTTCACCGGTTTCATACTCGTGGATGATGGCGCGGGCGGCCCGCTCGTGCTCGGGAGCGACGCGCACCTCGCAGCAGCCGAATGCCGGCAATTCGCCGACCCCGCCCTGCAGGAAATCACCGGCGACCATGGCAGCGATGCCGTTGGCCTCCAGCAGGCCTTTCACCAGGTGGGCTTCAATGCTGTGGCTGGCGGAAAACACTCGTTTCATCGGCCCGCCTCCGGTTGACTGGCTGGCTCACTGCAACGGGCGCCGCGCCAGGGTGACGCGGTCGTTGCTGCCAAGGTCCTGGATACACCGTATGTCTTCAAGCCCTTGATTGGCAAGCAGTTCGGCCAGCGCATCCGCCTGGTCATGGCCATGTTCGAGCAACAGCCAGCCGCCAGGCTCGAGATGCTGGTCCAGGCCGGTGAGAATGTCCCGGTAGGCATCCAGCCCATCATCGCCAGCCACCAGGGCTTCGCGGGGTTCGAAACGCAGGTCGCCTCGTTCGAGGTGTGGATCGTCGACCCTTATATACGGCGGGTTGCTGACGACGATATCGAAGCGCTGCTGGCCGAGGCCGCTCCACCAGTCACTTTCAAGGAAGACGACATTGTCGATGCTGTTGATGCGGGCATTGTCGGTTGCCACGCGCAGGGCACCCGGCGAGGCATCGATGGCGGTGACCTCGGCGAAAGGGCGCTCGCTGGCAAGCGCCAGGGCGATGGCGCCGCTGCCACAGCCAAGGTCCACGATCCGGCAGCGCTCGCTGCCGGGGATTTTTTCCAGTG
This genomic window contains:
- the prmC gene encoding peptide chain release factor N(5)-glutamine methyltransferase — encoded protein: MDAAATEIASISDTPALDAELLLAEVMERPRSHFRAWPDRKIPPSEVERFEALVARRCLGEPIAYLLGHREFWSLTLAVTPETLIPRPDTEQLVEAALEKIPGSERCRIVDLGCGSGAIALALASERPFAEVTAIDASPGALRVATDNARINSIDNVVFLESDWWSGLGQQRFDIVVSNPPYIRVDDPHLERGDLRFEPREALVAGDDGLDAYRDILTGLDQHLEPGGWLLLEHGHDQADALAELLANQGLEDIRCIQDLGSNDRVTLARRPLQ
- a CDS encoding DUF2007 domain-containing protein; this encodes MKRVFSASHSIEAHLVKGLLEANGIAAMVAGDFLQGGVGELPAFGCCEVRVAPEHERAARAIIHEYETGEAPDGEFEA